The following are encoded together in the Oncorhynchus nerka isolate Pitt River linkage group LG23, Oner_Uvic_2.0, whole genome shotgun sequence genome:
- the LOC115106969 gene encoding G-protein coupled receptor 22-like, which yields MHTPPVLISEATMSNVTVLDTSEPSDLDMTQSAIPYPVSFQVSLTGFLLLEIVLGLSSNLTVLVLYCMKQNLITSVSNIVTMNLHVLDVLVCVSCIPLTAVVILLPLEADTALVCCFHEACVSFASVATASNVLAITVDRYDISVRPANRMLTMGRAVALLGLIWAMSFFSFLVPFMEVGFFSDFGSESVNQTAVASVVHTNEYYTELGLYYHLLAQIPIFFFTAVVMLVTYYKILQALNIRIGTRFQHNQPKKKQRKKKTISLTTATQVESTDASQGSGAVRGGGNPPAVLSMRTSVSVLMALRRAVKRHRERRERQKRVFRMSLLIISTFLLCWTPITVLNTVILSAGPSDFTVKLRLGFLVMAYGTTIFHPLLYAFTRQKFQKVLKSKMKKRVVSVVEAEPMPNNVVIHNSWIDPKRNNKKVTFEETEVRQKCLSSQDLEQNNIVCQP from the exons ATGCATACCCCTCCTGTGCTGATCTCAGAAGCCACCATGAGCAACGTGACTGTCCTCGACACCTCAGAACCCTCTGACCTTGATATGACCCAGTCTGCCATCCCCTACCCTGTCAGCTTCCAG GTGTCGCTGACAGGGTTCCTGCTGCTAGAGATCGTGCTGGGCCTAAGCAGCAACCTGACAGTGCTGGTCCTTTACTGCATGAAGCAGAACCTCATCACCTCCGTGTCCAACATCGTCACCATGAATCTGCACGTCCTAGACGTACTA GTTTGTGTGTCTTGCATCCCTCTGACTGCCGTGGTAATACTCCTCCCCCTAGAGGCTGATACGGCGCTGGTCTGCTGCTTCCACGAAGCCTGTGTCTCCTTCGCTAGCGTAGCCACTGCCTCGAACGTGCTAGCCATCACCGTCGACCGCTACGACATCTCAGTGCGTCCAGCCAACCGCATGCTAACCATGGGCCGCGCCGTGGCTCTGCTGGGCTTGATTTGGGCTATGTCCTTCTTCAGTTTCCTGGTCCCCTTCATGGAGGTGGGCTTCTTCAGCGATTTTGGCTCGGAGTCCGTAAACCAGACTGCAGTCGCCTCTGTGGTCCATACGAACGAGTACTACACAGAGCTGGGGCTGTATTACCACCTCCTGGCTCAGATCCCCATCTTTTTCTTCACGGCCGTAGTCATGCTGGTGACCTACTACAAGATACTCCAGGCCCTGAACATCCGCATCGGGACGCGCTTCCAACACAACCAGCCCAAGAAGAAGCAGCGCAAGAAGAAGACCATCTCCTTGACCACCGCAACGCAGGTGGAATCTACAGATGCGTCCCAGGGCAGCGGGGCAGTCAGAGGGGGCGGAAACCCACCTGCTGTCCTGTCCATGCGGACCTCTGTCTCCGTCCTCATGGCTCTGCGCAGGGCCGTTAAACGCCACCGGGAACGGCGGGAGAGGCAGAAACGAGTCTTCAGGATGTCCCTACTCATCATCTCCACCTTCCTGCTCTGCTGGACGCCCATCACAGTCCTCAACACAGTCATCCTCAGCGCAGGGCCCTCAGACTTCACGGTCAAGTTGCGGTTGGGTTTCCTGGTTATGGCCTACGGGACGACTATCTTTCACCCACTGCTCTACGCCTTCACCAGGCAGAAGTTCCAGAAGGTGTTGAAGAGCAAGATGAAGAAGAGGGTGGTGTCCGTGGTGGAGGCTGAGCCCATGCCCAACAACGTGGTCATTCACAACTCCTGGATCGACCCCAAGAGGAACAACAAGAAAGTCACCTTCGAGGAGACTGAGGTCAGGCAGAAGTGTCTATCTTCCCAGGACCTGGAACAAAACAACATCGTCTGTCAACCATGa